A window of the Haloarcula litorea genome harbors these coding sequences:
- the bioB gene encoding biotin synthase BioB, which translates to MVYETGNRTVDDAVARVLDGERLDRRDGLALLAQPVEPLAAGADYVRAQLGDDTVDACSIVNAKAGDCAEDCGFCAQSVHFDTGIDNYGFLGPEKILEAAERAERDGAQRFGIVLAEKGVSKEQRPEEWEEVLEAIRLVRDETDVEVDASLGILTEEEARILAEEGLNHYNHNIETSPRYFPEVVQTHSFEDRVATLETAKEAGMDLCAGVILGMGETPTDRVDAAIALQDIGVSSLPVNILNPVEGTPMAERGLPDITVEEVVETIAVYRLLHPEARVRLTGGREVNLDTDGQVAALEAGADGILTGDYLTTEGQSAADDIEIIEEAGLEPNTDANEFDPERVKERADDGTDPETAAGTAQSKSELQSDD; encoded by the coding sequence GTGGTTTACGAGACGGGCAACCGAACGGTAGACGACGCCGTCGCGCGCGTGCTGGACGGCGAGCGCCTCGATCGACGGGACGGGCTGGCGTTGCTGGCCCAACCGGTCGAACCGCTCGCTGCGGGCGCGGACTACGTCCGCGCGCAGCTGGGTGACGACACCGTCGACGCGTGCTCCATCGTGAACGCGAAGGCCGGCGACTGCGCGGAGGACTGCGGGTTCTGCGCCCAGTCGGTCCACTTCGACACCGGGATCGACAACTACGGCTTCCTCGGGCCGGAGAAGATCCTCGAGGCGGCCGAGCGGGCCGAACGCGACGGTGCCCAGCGGTTCGGCATCGTCCTCGCCGAGAAGGGCGTCTCGAAGGAACAGCGCCCCGAGGAGTGGGAAGAGGTGCTGGAGGCAATCCGGCTCGTCCGCGACGAGACGGACGTGGAGGTGGACGCCTCCCTGGGCATCCTCACAGAGGAGGAGGCCCGCATCCTCGCCGAGGAGGGGCTGAACCACTACAATCACAACATCGAGACCTCGCCCCGGTACTTTCCGGAGGTCGTCCAGACCCACTCCTTCGAGGACCGCGTGGCGACGCTCGAGACCGCCAAGGAGGCCGGGATGGACCTCTGTGCCGGCGTCATCCTCGGGATGGGCGAGACGCCGACCGACCGCGTGGACGCCGCGATCGCGCTGCAGGACATCGGGGTCTCCTCGCTGCCGGTCAACATCCTCAACCCCGTCGAGGGGACGCCGATGGCCGAGCGGGGCCTCCCCGATATCACCGTCGAGGAGGTCGTCGAGACCATCGCCGTCTACCGACTGCTCCACCCCGAGGCCCGCGTTCGCCTGACCGGCGGACGCGAGGTGAACTTAGACACCGACGGGCAGGTGGCGGCCCTCGAAGCGGGCGCTGACGGCATCCTCACCGGGGACTACCTCACGACGGAGGGCCAGTCCGCCGCCGACGACATCGAGATCATCGAGGAGGCGGGTCTCGAACCCAACACCGACGCCAACGAGTTCGACCCCGAGCGGGTCAAGGAGCGCGCCGACGACGGGACCGACCCGGAGACGGCCGCGGGCACCGCACAGAGCAAATCAGAACTCCAATCCGACGACTGA
- the coxB gene encoding cytochrome c oxidase subunit II has product MRRSRWVSRLVLLAVGLCLFASPAAAQSVNRAAIDDLNEQLLYVALPLTLFVELTLVYAVYRFRNNDDPRPTVDDPALEITWTAATGAILVFVGVSAFFVLANPYISPAAASPADGELGDETEIEVLGYQWGWEFHYPEANVTTQERLVLPRDRDVLFRLTSADVIHSLYVPKLGLKQDIFPGQETLARTRATRTGSYRLYCAELCGSGHSRMQATVVVLNQSEYDAWLADRRAGDGNADTDANATARVAAPA; this is encoded by the coding sequence ATGCGTCGCAGTCGCTGGGTCTCCCGCCTCGTCCTCCTCGCCGTCGGACTCTGTCTGTTCGCGTCGCCGGCCGCCGCCCAGTCGGTCAACCGAGCCGCCATCGACGATCTGAACGAGCAGCTGCTGTACGTCGCGCTCCCGCTGACGCTGTTCGTCGAGCTGACGCTCGTCTACGCGGTCTACCGCTTCCGGAACAACGACGACCCGCGGCCGACGGTCGACGACCCCGCACTGGAGATCACGTGGACGGCCGCCACGGGGGCGATCCTCGTCTTCGTCGGCGTCTCCGCGTTCTTCGTCCTCGCGAACCCCTACATCTCGCCGGCCGCGGCGTCGCCGGCAGACGGCGAACTCGGCGACGAGACCGAGATCGAGGTGCTTGGCTACCAGTGGGGCTGGGAGTTCCACTACCCCGAGGCGAACGTCACCACGCAGGAGCGACTGGTGCTCCCCCGCGACAGGGACGTCCTCTTCAGACTCACGTCGGCCGACGTCATCCACTCGTTGTACGTCCCGAAACTCGGGCTGAAACAGGACATCTTCCCGGGCCAGGAGACGCTCGCCCGGACCAGGGCGACCCGGACCGGGAGCTACCGGCTCTACTGCGCGGAACTCTGTGGCTCCGGTCACTCGCGGATGCAGGCCACCGTGGTGGTGCTGAACCAGTCCGAGTACGACGCGTGGCTGGCGGACCGGCGCGCGGGTGACGGGAACGCCGACACCGACGCCAACGCGACCGCCCGCGTCGCCGCGCCCGCCTGA
- a CDS encoding DUF420 domain-containing protein, whose translation MSQVRERVPELTGLLTVVSLALVFGAVLGAIPRGAIPAAPASALAAIPHVNAALSAAAIATIVGGVRAIRRGDVARHRRSMLAAFGLFVAFLALYLYRITLVGPTEFAGPAVVETYVYLPLLAVHVLLALVAIPAVYYVLLLALSHPVSELGETNHPRAGRLAASLWLVSFTLGIVVYAMLYVVW comes from the coding sequence ATGTCGCAGGTCCGCGAGCGGGTCCCCGAACTGACCGGGCTGTTGACCGTGGTCTCGCTGGCGCTCGTGTTCGGTGCCGTCCTCGGGGCGATCCCGCGGGGGGCCATCCCCGCCGCGCCCGCGTCGGCGCTCGCCGCGATCCCCCACGTCAACGCCGCACTCAGCGCCGCGGCCATCGCGACCATCGTCGGCGGCGTCCGGGCTATCCGCCGCGGCGACGTCGCCCGGCACCGCCGGTCGATGCTCGCGGCGTTCGGCCTGTTCGTCGCCTTCCTCGCGCTGTACCTCTACCGCATCACGCTGGTCGGGCCGACGGAGTTCGCCGGGCCGGCGGTCGTCGAGACGTACGTCTACCTCCCGCTGCTCGCGGTCCACGTCCTGCTCGCGCTCGTGGCCATCCCCGCCGTCTACTACGTCCTCCTGCTGGCGCTGAGCCACCCCGTGAGCGAACTGGGCGAGACGAACCACCCGCGTGCCGGCAGGCTCGCGGCGTCGCTGTGGCTCGTCTCCTTTACCCTCGGCATCGTCGTCTACGCGATGCTGTACGTCGTCTGGTGA
- a CDS encoding GNAT family N-acetyltransferase, translating to MPGPPFLETDRTALRTPEREDLDWIQQVVSDDRVWGWGTYPQPMTGEQMETFYEETLADGDSVHLLVCVDPNGGDDTSVTTRTDPVGLVAMTDHDAEQGLAELAYWFEPDAWGNGYATEAARRLVEYGFDQRALRKWKARVASANDDSVAVLERLGFTREGTHRSEWFLDGEYRDTLWFGLLREEWTA from the coding sequence ATGCCCGGTCCCCCCTTCCTCGAGACCGACCGAACGGCCCTCCGGACGCCAGAGCGCGAGGACCTCGACTGGATCCAGCAGGTCGTCAGCGACGACCGGGTCTGGGGGTGGGGAACCTACCCGCAGCCGATGACCGGCGAGCAGATGGAGACGTTCTACGAGGAGACGCTCGCCGACGGGGACTCGGTCCACCTGCTGGTCTGTGTCGACCCGAACGGTGGCGACGACACGTCCGTCACGACCCGCACCGATCCCGTCGGCCTCGTCGCGATGACCGATCACGACGCGGAGCAGGGGCTGGCGGAGTTGGCGTACTGGTTCGAGCCCGACGCGTGGGGGAACGGCTACGCGACCGAGGCGGCCCGTCGGCTCGTCGAGTACGGCTTCGACCAGCGGGCGCTCCGGAAGTGGAAGGCCCGCGTCGCGAGCGCGAACGACGACTCGGTCGCGGTGCTGGAGCGGCTCGGGTTCACCCGGGAGGGGACCCACCGGTCGGAGTGGTTCCTCGACGGCGAGTACCGCGACACGCTCTGGTTCGGGCTGCTCCGCGAGGAGTGGACGGCGTAG
- the purF gene encoding amidophosphoribosyltransferase — MHEKCGVVGISLQDRDAARPLYYSLYALQHRGQESAGIVTHDGFQQHSHVEMGLVGDVFDQGDLESLNGANGIGHVRYPTAGSVNACCAQPFSVSFKSGSLGLSHNGNLVNADEIGDELADLGHAFTSDGDTEVIAHDLARNLLEEDLVRAVKRTMERIHGSYSLTIMHDETVLGVRDPQGNRPLCIGELEDGYVLASESAAIDTLDGELVRDVRPGELVVLHDDGTGFDTYQLIDQENTAHCFFEHVYFARPDSTIDDSLVYEVRRELGRKLWEESGVESDVVLPVPDSGRAFASGYAEAAQEDGSDIEFAEGLMKNRYVGRTFIMPTQDERERAVRLKLNPIKSTIEGKSVTIIDDSIVRGTTSTQLIQLLKDAGAEEVNVRIGAPAIVAPCYMGIDMASRDELIAADRSTDEIRDEIEADSLSYLSIDAVAETLETSRADLCLGCVTGEYPYDIDGESTDREVARPDIGGNVTPADD, encoded by the coding sequence ATGCACGAGAAGTGCGGCGTCGTCGGCATCTCACTTCAGGACCGTGACGCCGCCCGCCCGCTCTACTACTCTCTCTACGCCCTCCAGCACCGCGGCCAGGAGTCCGCCGGGATCGTCACGCACGACGGCTTCCAGCAGCACAGCCACGTCGAGATGGGGCTGGTCGGCGACGTGTTCGACCAGGGCGACCTCGAGTCGCTGAACGGGGCCAACGGGATCGGCCACGTCCGGTACCCGACGGCCGGCAGCGTCAACGCCTGCTGTGCCCAGCCGTTCTCGGTCTCGTTCAAGTCCGGCTCGCTGGGCCTCTCGCACAACGGCAACCTCGTCAACGCGGACGAGATCGGCGACGAACTGGCCGACCTCGGCCACGCCTTCACCTCCGACGGGGACACCGAGGTCATCGCCCACGACCTCGCGCGGAACCTGCTCGAAGAGGACCTCGTCCGGGCGGTCAAGCGGACGATGGAGCGCATCCACGGCTCCTACTCGCTGACCATCATGCACGACGAGACGGTGCTCGGAGTGCGGGACCCGCAGGGGAACCGCCCGCTCTGTATCGGCGAACTGGAGGACGGCTACGTCCTCGCCTCGGAGTCGGCGGCCATCGACACGCTCGACGGCGAACTCGTCCGGGACGTGCGGCCGGGCGAACTCGTCGTCCTCCACGACGACGGTACCGGCTTCGACACCTACCAGCTCATCGACCAGGAGAACACGGCTCACTGCTTCTTCGAGCACGTCTACTTCGCCCGTCCGGACTCGACGATCGACGACAGCCTCGTCTACGAGGTCCGGCGGGAACTGGGCCGGAAGCTCTGGGAGGAGTCGGGCGTCGAGTCGGACGTCGTCCTGCCGGTGCCCGACTCCGGCCGGGCGTTTGCCTCCGGCTACGCCGAGGCGGCCCAGGAGGACGGTTCGGACATCGAGTTCGCGGAGGGGCTGATGAAGAACCGCTACGTCGGCCGGACGTTCATCATGCCGACCCAGGACGAGCGCGAGCGGGCGGTCCGCCTGAAGCTCAACCCCATCAAGTCCACCATCGAGGGGAAGTCCGTCACCATCATCGACGACTCCATCGTCCGCGGGACCACCTCGACCCAGCTCATCCAGCTCCTGAAAGACGCCGGTGCCGAGGAGGTCAACGTCCGCATCGGCGCGCCGGCGATCGTCGCGCCCTGCTACATGGGCATCGACATGGCCTCCCGCGACGAACTCATCGCCGCCGACCGGTCGACCGACGAGATCCGCGACGAGATCGAGGCCGACTCGCTGTCGTACCTCTCCATCGACGCCGTCGCAGAGACCCTGGAGACCAGCCGCGCCGACCTCTGTCTGGGCTGTGTCACCGGCGAGTACCCCTACGACATCGACGGGGAGTCGACCGACCGGGAGGTCGCCCGGCCCGACATCGGTGGGAACGTGACGCCCGCCGACGACTAG
- a CDS encoding 50S ribosomal protein L37e yields the protein MTGAGTPSQGKKNTTTHTKCRRCGEKSYHVKKKVCASCGFGESAKRRDYEWQSKAGE from the coding sequence ATGACTGGTGCAGGAACCCCGAGTCAAGGCAAGAAGAACACCACGACACACACGAAGTGTCGCCGGTGCGGCGAGAAGTCCTATCACGTGAAGAAGAAGGTCTGCGCGTCGTGTGGCTTCGGCGAGTCGGCCAAGCGACGGGACTACGAGTGGCAGTCGAAAGCCGGCGAGTAA
- a CDS encoding LSM domain-containing protein produces MSGRPLDVLEASLNEQVTVRLKGGEIFEGELTGYDQHMNLVIEDEDTTIIRGDNVVSINP; encoded by the coding sequence ATGAGTGGACGACCGCTGGACGTCCTCGAGGCCTCCCTCAACGAACAGGTGACCGTCCGACTGAAGGGCGGCGAGATCTTCGAGGGGGAGCTGACCGGCTACGACCAACACATGAATCTCGTCATCGAGGACGAAGACACAACGATTATACGCGGCGATAACGTCGTTTCGATCAACCCATGA
- a CDS encoding M20/M25/M40 family metallo-hydrolase: protein MDERRRQFLESLLTTPGPSGYEADSQRVWVDYVSDFADEVRTDDYGNAVATLSGGDTSVALAGHGDEIGFIVRDFTEDGFVRLGRIGGSDKTVSRGQHVTVHTSDGPVSGVVGQTAIHIRDDDEEGVPDVAEQFVDVGATDREELADLVDRGDPLTFEQTLSELANGRLAARGMDNRVGIWAAAEGLRRAAERGVDATVHAVSTVQEEVGLQGAKMVGFDLDPDAAVAADVTHATDSPDAPGKRSTGVELGAGPVVARGSANHPVVVEGLRDAAETAAVDVQLQATGIRTGTDADAFYTARGGIPSVNLGLPNRYMHTPVEVVDPADLDDAADLLAAFAARADDAAPFSVDV from the coding sequence ATGGACGAGCGACGACGCCAGTTCCTGGAATCGCTGCTGACGACGCCCGGTCCGTCGGGCTACGAGGCCGACAGCCAGCGGGTGTGGGTCGACTACGTGAGCGACTTCGCCGACGAGGTCCGGACCGACGACTACGGCAACGCCGTCGCGACGCTGTCGGGCGGCGACACGTCGGTCGCGCTGGCGGGTCACGGCGACGAAATCGGCTTCATCGTCCGCGACTTCACCGAGGACGGGTTCGTCCGGCTGGGCCGCATCGGCGGCTCCGACAAGACCGTCTCGCGGGGCCAGCACGTCACCGTCCACACCAGCGACGGCCCGGTGTCGGGGGTGGTCGGTCAGACGGCGATCCACATCCGGGACGACGACGAGGAGGGCGTCCCGGACGTCGCCGAGCAGTTCGTCGACGTGGGCGCGACCGACCGCGAGGAGCTCGCGGATCTGGTCGACCGCGGGGACCCCTTGACCTTCGAGCAGACGCTCTCCGAACTGGCGAACGGCCGGCTCGCCGCTCGGGGGATGGACAACCGCGTCGGGATCTGGGCGGCCGCCGAGGGGCTCCGGCGGGCGGCCGAGCGCGGCGTCGACGCCACCGTCCACGCGGTCTCGACCGTCCAGGAGGAGGTCGGGCTCCAGGGGGCGAAGATGGTCGGCTTCGATCTCGACCCGGACGCGGCCGTCGCGGCCGACGTGACCCACGCGACGGACTCGCCGGACGCACCGGGGAAGCGCTCGACCGGCGTCGAACTCGGCGCGGGGCCGGTCGTCGCACGGGGGAGCGCGAACCACCCGGTCGTCGTCGAGGGGCTCCGGGACGCCGCCGAGACCGCGGCGGTCGACGTCCAACTGCAGGCCACCGGCATCCGGACCGGCACCGACGCCGACGCCTTCTACACCGCCCGCGGCGGCATCCCCTCGGTGAACCTCGGCCTGCCGAACCGGTACATGCACACGCCCGTCGAGGTGGTCGATCCGGCGGATCTCGACGACGCGGCGGACCTGCTGGCCGCGTTCGCCGCCCGAGCCGACGACGCCGCCCCGTTCAGCGTCGACGTCTGA
- a CDS encoding zinc-dependent metalloprotease, which translates to MGLYHSVRAVAGASGDGAVDWRAVAEAAKEATDPGDLTLSPAEREGYATDVRDARDRVREVSGLSFDLPETVEVQHRHHWIDANVATFERVMTPLEEQAEFIPGVARVVNTGSMAFALSFLGNNVLGQYDPLLLAETPDDDHALYFVHPNIARVADQLAVDRARFRRWIAFHEVTHAAEFGAAPWLSEHMEDAMEDAIDRLTDGNIDRTSLGELDTTMTAVEGYAELLMDRAFDDEYDDLRRKVDERRQGRGPMAQLVRRLLGLGMKRQQYERGKEFFEAVADACGVEAAGQVWDSPETLPTDEEIETPALWIERVDP; encoded by the coding sequence ATGGGACTGTATCACAGCGTCCGAGCGGTCGCGGGTGCCTCGGGCGACGGGGCCGTCGACTGGCGGGCCGTCGCCGAGGCCGCCAAGGAGGCGACCGACCCGGGCGACCTCACGCTCTCGCCGGCCGAACGCGAGGGGTACGCGACGGACGTGCGGGACGCCCGCGACCGCGTCCGCGAGGTGAGCGGGCTCTCGTTCGACCTGCCGGAGACGGTCGAGGTACAGCACCGCCACCACTGGATCGACGCCAACGTCGCCACCTTCGAGCGCGTGATGACGCCCCTGGAGGAGCAGGCGGAGTTCATCCCCGGCGTGGCCCGCGTCGTCAACACCGGGTCGATGGCCTTCGCCCTCTCTTTCCTCGGGAACAACGTCCTCGGTCAGTACGACCCCCTGTTGCTCGCCGAGACGCCCGACGACGACCACGCGCTGTACTTCGTCCACCCGAACATCGCCCGCGTCGCCGACCAGTTGGCGGTCGACCGCGCGCGGTTCCGCCGCTGGATCGCCTTCCACGAGGTGACCCACGCGGCCGAGTTCGGGGCCGCGCCGTGGCTCTCCGAGCACATGGAGGACGCGATGGAGGACGCCATCGACCGGCTGACCGACGGGAACATCGACCGGACCTCGCTGGGCGAACTGGACACGACGATGACGGCCGTCGAGGGGTACGCCGAACTGCTGATGGACCGGGCGTTCGACGACGAGTACGACGACCTGCGCCGGAAGGTCGACGAGCGCCGGCAGGGTCGGGGGCCGATGGCGCAGCTGGTCCGTCGGCTGCTCGGCCTCGGGATGAAACGCCAGCAGTACGAGCGAGGCAAGGAGTTCTTCGAGGCGGTGGCCGACGCCTGCGGGGTCGAGGCGGCGGGGCAGGTGTGGGACTCGCCGGAGACGCTGCCGACCGACGAGGAGATCGAGACGCCGGCGCTGTGGATCGAGCGGGTGGACCCGTAG
- a CDS encoding ABC transporter ATP-binding protein, which translates to MPNIRKTSTESDAALDGEAVLRASGVEKVYDSRLPVVGRTVEVLTGAEIELSAGEIVGIVGENGSGKSTLLQILVGSLQPDAGTVERGGTVGWCPQETLLYDRLTVRETFDLFGEAYGMSDERVARRRDELADRLDFERFLDYRVDHLSGGNRQKVNLAAALLHDPDVLLLDEPYTGFDWETYLAFWDLTEELTAEGTAIAVISHLISERERFDRILELRDGELHEDSAAERQRRSDAHGDAATDGAVVSPTAGGE; encoded by the coding sequence ATGCCGAATATACGGAAAACTTCGACTGAGAGCGACGCCGCTCTCGACGGCGAGGCGGTCCTGCGGGCCTCGGGCGTCGAGAAGGTGTACGACTCGCGGCTCCCGGTCGTGGGTCGGACCGTCGAGGTGTTGACCGGAGCCGAGATCGAACTGTCGGCGGGCGAGATCGTCGGCATCGTCGGGGAGAACGGCTCCGGGAAGTCGACGCTCCTCCAGATACTGGTCGGCTCCCTCCAACCGGACGCGGGCACGGTCGAGCGCGGCGGGACCGTCGGCTGGTGCCCCCAGGAGACACTCCTGTACGACCGGCTCACCGTCCGCGAGACGTTCGACCTGTTCGGCGAGGCCTACGGGATGAGCGACGAGCGGGTCGCGAGGCGGCGGGACGAACTGGCCGACCGACTGGACTTCGAGCGCTTCCTCGACTACCGGGTCGACCACCTCTCGGGGGGCAACCGCCAGAAGGTCAACCTCGCGGCGGCGCTGCTGCACGATCCCGACGTGTTGCTGCTGGACGAGCCCTACACCGGCTTCGACTGGGAGACGTACCTCGCGTTCTGGGACCTCACCGAGGAACTGACCGCCGAGGGGACGGCCATCGCCGTCATCTCCCACCTCATCAGCGAGCGCGAGCGCTTCGACCGCATCCTCGAACTCCGCGACGGCGAACTCCACGAGGACTCGGCGGCGGAGCGACAAAGGCGGTCGGATGCCCACGGGGACGCGGCCACCGACGGCGCGGTGGTCTCCCCGACGGCGGGGGGTGAGTGA
- a CDS encoding GbsR/MarR family transcriptional regulator, with protein MSDTEDPIESARETVIAAMERSAETYGMNRSYGQLYGILFFADDPVSLDELVAASGYAKSTVSSAMQSLERLHLVHRRSIPGEGKKAFYEAERDFWTVLQELLRREVQYEIDTMTSALAEAEETLSDADSEQAERDLEKIRQLERMYEHSDRIVSLLTSTSIDRLAGVVDRLRGE; from the coding sequence ATGAGCGACACCGAGGACCCGATCGAGTCGGCCCGTGAGACGGTCATCGCGGCGATGGAACGGAGCGCGGAGACCTACGGGATGAACCGGAGCTACGGCCAGCTGTACGGGATCCTCTTCTTCGCGGATGACCCGGTCTCGCTGGACGAACTGGTCGCGGCGAGCGGCTACGCCAAGTCGACGGTCAGCAGCGCGATGCAGTCGCTCGAACGGCTCCACCTCGTCCACCGGCGGTCGATCCCCGGAGAGGGGAAGAAGGCCTTCTACGAGGCGGAACGTGACTTCTGGACGGTCCTGCAGGAACTGCTCCGCCGCGAGGTCCAGTACGAGATCGACACGATGACGAGCGCACTCGCCGAGGCGGAGGAGACGCTGTCCGACGCCGACAGCGAGCAGGCCGAACGGGACCTAGAGAAGATCCGACAGCTGGAGCGGATGTACGAACACAGCGACCGCATCGTGTCGCTGCTCACGAGCACGTCCATCGACAGGCTGGCGGGGGTCGTCGACCGGCTCCGCGGCGAGTGA
- a CDS encoding DUF2237 family protein yields MESERNVLGGSLDACSTDPTTGFMRDGYCYPLQRDPGRHEICAVMTEEFLQYSKAQGNDLVTPRPELDFPGLEPGDRWCVCVPRWIEAHEAGTAPPVVLDATSEDVLDDVSLETLREYAYEES; encoded by the coding sequence ATGGAGAGCGAACGGAACGTCCTCGGTGGATCGCTCGACGCCTGCTCGACGGACCCGACGACGGGCTTTATGCGGGACGGCTACTGCTACCCGTTGCAGCGTGACCCCGGCCGCCACGAGATCTGTGCCGTGATGACCGAGGAGTTCCTCCAGTACAGCAAAGCGCAGGGCAACGACCTGGTCACCCCTCGTCCCGAACTGGACTTCCCGGGGCTGGAGCCCGGGGACCGCTGGTGTGTCTGTGTCCCGCGGTGGATCGAGGCCCACGAGGCCGGGACCGCGCCGCCGGTCGTCCTCGACGCGACGAGCGAGGACGTGCTGGACGACGTGTCGCTGGAGACGCTCCGCGAGTACGCGTACGAAGAGTCGTAA
- a CDS encoding DUF7556 family protein, translating to MSAGPESVEGDAVDRPRIVAAVDETDGQPRLVVADVTTDDAWLSMPAADAVSLSEWR from the coding sequence ATGAGCGCCGGACCCGAGTCGGTCGAGGGCGACGCCGTCGATCGGCCACGCATCGTCGCCGCCGTCGACGAGACGGACGGACAGCCCCGGCTCGTCGTCGCCGACGTGACAACCGACGACGCGTGGCTGTCGATGCCGGCGGCCGACGCGGTCTCGCTGTCGGAGTGGCGCTAG